The Candidatus Desulfarcum epimagneticum genome contains a region encoding:
- a CDS encoding Molecular chaperone Tir has translation MKTYNLFISHSWAYGSNYDRLIELIDNRTYFDFKDYSVPKNDPIHNAPTDKALREAIQRQMSPCQVIIILAGVYATYSKWIKKEIDLAKSGFVSPKSVLAIQPWGAEKTSTVVKDNADLIVGWNTESIIKGIRQIG, from the coding sequence TTGAAAACTTACAACTTATTCATTAGCCATTCCTGGGCTTATGGTTCTAACTACGACCGTTTAATCGAACTAATAGACAATAGAACCTATTTCGATTTTAAAGACTACTCAGTACCTAAAAATGACCCTATTCATAATGCTCCAACTGATAAAGCACTAAGAGAAGCCATACAAAGGCAAATGTCTCCATGTCAAGTTATCATTATTTTGGCGGGTGTATATGCTACTTATAGCAAGTGGATCAAGAAGGAAATTGATTTAGCAAAAAGTGGTTTTGTTTCTCCAAAATCCGTTTTGGCAATTCAGCCATGGGGAGCCGAAAAAACATCTACCGTGGTGAAGGATAATGCGGATTTGATTGTTGGGTGGAACACGGAATCTATTATTAAAGGGATCAGGCAAATTGGTTGA
- a CDS encoding Addiction module antidote protein, HigA family (fragment) — protein MGLMQPTQKATRLIQENIMVRIPKYREPTHPGEMLIKEFLIPMSITQRDLSKAIHVPCRRINEIVNGRRGITPSTALRLAKFFNMSEDFWMNLQLRWDLYRAKGLEEKKL, from the coding sequence TTGGGTCTAATGCAGCCGACGCAAAAAGCCACGCGGCTGATTCAGGAGAATATCATGGTTAGAATTCCAAAATACAGGGAACCGACGCATCCTGGAGAAATGTTGATTAAAGAATTTTTGATTCCAATGTCAATCACTCAGCGGGATTTGTCCAAAGCGATTCATGTTCCGTGCCGGCGGATTAATGAAATTGTTAACGGACGACGGGGCATTACGCCCAGCACGGCTTTACGTTTAGCTAAATTTTTCAATATGTCGGAAGATTTTTGGATGAATTTACAGCTTCGTTGGGATTTATATCGCGCGAAGGGCTTAGAAGAAAAAAAATTGTAA
- a CDS encoding Methyltransferase, whose product MSRDNQKTKQRLINGDARDLSFLNDESVHLAITSPPYWNLKRYNDHPDQLGHVNDYEAFLSELEKVWREIFRVLVPGGRLVCVVGDVCVSRRKFGRHLVFPLHADICVLCRKIGFDNLNPIIWHKIANASFEVENGSGFLGKPYEPNAIIKNDMEFILMQRKPGGYRKPTDLQRKLSKIDKKNFKSWFRQIWHITGASTRNHPAPFPLELASRLVRMFSFQGDTVLDPFCGSGTTMAASLMHGRNSVGLDIDAEYCRMAARMLKKEKGGLFLRTELLFEKMVSDSDGQMQVCEEPALYG is encoded by the coding sequence ATGAGCCGGGATAATCAAAAAACCAAACAGAGACTTATTAACGGAGACGCAAGAGACCTGTCATTTTTAAACGATGAGTCTGTTCATCTGGCGATCACATCGCCTCCATACTGGAATCTGAAGCGCTATAATGACCATCCGGATCAATTGGGCCACGTCAATGATTATGAAGCTTTTTTAAGCGAGCTTGAAAAAGTGTGGCGGGAGATTTTCCGTGTGCTGGTTCCTGGGGGGCGGCTGGTATGCGTGGTCGGAGACGTGTGCGTTTCAAGGAGGAAATTCGGACGTCATCTTGTTTTTCCTTTGCACGCGGACATTTGTGTTTTATGCAGAAAAATCGGTTTTGACAACCTCAACCCCATTATCTGGCATAAAATCGCCAATGCCAGTTTTGAGGTTGAAAATGGATCCGGGTTTCTGGGCAAACCCTATGAGCCCAACGCCATTATAAAAAATGATATGGAGTTCATTTTGATGCAAAGAAAGCCCGGCGGCTATAGAAAGCCCACTGATCTCCAAAGGAAATTAAGTAAAATTGATAAAAAGAATTTCAAGTCATGGTTCCGGCAGATATGGCATATCACCGGCGCCTCGACCCGGAATCATCCCGCTCCATTCCCGCTTGAGCTTGCCTCTCGTCTGGTCAGGATGTTTTCATTCCAGGGAGATACGGTTTTGGATCCATTTTGCGGCTCCGGAACGACAATGGCGGCGTCCTTGATGCACGGAAGAAACAGTGTGGGGCTTGACATTGACGCCGAATATTGCCGTATGGCCGCCCGGATGTTGAAAAAAGAGAAAGGGGGCCTTTTTTTGAGAACGGAATTGTTATTTGAAAAGATGGTTTCGGACAGCGACGGCCAAATGCAGGTTTGCGAAGAGCCGGCTCTTTATGGGTAA
- a CDS encoding conserved hypothetical protein (Evidence 4 : Unknown function but conserved in other organisms), with protein MKWLEIRAQYPEQWLLIEAIKARSENNKRIIDEIEVLESFSDSAGAMGRYSQMRRKSPKRELYVFHTSRETLEVTERRWMGIQVSQ; from the coding sequence ATGAAATGGCTGGAAATTCGAGCGCAATACCCTGAACAGTGGCTGCTGATTGAGGCGATAAAAGCGCGCTCCGAGAACAACAAGCGGATCATCGACGAAATAGAGGTTCTGGAGAGTTTCTCTGATTCAGCGGGCGCCATGGGCCGCTATTCGCAAATGCGCCGGAAATCGCCGAAACGCGAGCTGTATGTGTTTCATACTAGCCGGGAGACGCTTGAAGTCACCGAACGGCGGTGGATGGGGATTCAGGTGTCTCAGTGA
- a CDS encoding conserved membrane hypothetical protein (Evidence 4 : Unknown function but conserved in other organisms), which translates to MVDENTSSINLERMGRGEYGELYAPHVLEIYKMYVDMADKVSSRRQSANSYFLTLNTAIIAILSYIEQCTSQVISSKYSWIVSFAGIILSYSWYRLIRSYKDLNSGKFKVVHHIERMLPIAPYDAEWKAIGEGKDKEMYLPFTKVEIRVPWIFLFVHAFVFIQSFPWKKVWQFIT; encoded by the coding sequence TTGGTTGATGAAAATACATCAAGCATAAATCTCGAAAGAATGGGGCGTGGTGAATACGGAGAACTCTATGCGCCCCATGTTTTGGAGATTTATAAAATGTATGTAGATATGGCTGATAAAGTCAGTAGCAGAAGACAATCAGCCAATTCATACTTTTTAACTCTCAATACAGCAATAATTGCAATACTTAGTTATATCGAGCAATGTACTTCCCAAGTTATTTCTTCAAAGTATAGCTGGATCGTAAGCTTTGCTGGTATTATTCTCAGCTACTCGTGGTATAGATTAATTCGTTCATACAAAGACCTGAACTCTGGTAAGTTCAAGGTCGTTCATCATATTGAAAGAATGCTTCCAATAGCACCATATGATGCTGAGTGGAAAGCGATTGGTGAAGGAAAAGACAAAGAAATGTACCTCCCTTTCACAAAGGTTGAAATTAGAGTTCCATGGATTTTTCTATTTGTTCATGCATTTGTATTTATACAAAGCTTTCCATGGAAAAAAGTATGGCAATTTATCACCTAA
- the bstVIR gene encoding Type-2 restriction enzyme BstVI produces the protein MPKIIDDIDPHVAKAVSHYWLSRKAQKDRQEKRGAPDAGLRSAVTGGAQMDGFIQLFKNLIVEGGIDERRVFEKKALQLPGFFRPTKEWDLLVVKNGRLIVAIEAKSQVGPSFGNNFNNRTEEAVGSALDLWTAFREGAFNGGLQPFVGYFFMIEDCQASNRPVKVKEPHFKVFPEFVGASYMKRYELFCRKLILERHYTSSSFIASSSDSGVRGVYHEPAKDLSFKRFASALVSHAGAFV, from the coding sequence ATGCCCAAAATCATAGACGATATAGATCCACATGTCGCCAAAGCCGTATCCCATTACTGGCTTTCCAGAAAGGCGCAGAAAGACAGGCAGGAAAAACGCGGAGCGCCTGACGCAGGTTTGAGGAGCGCGGTGACAGGCGGGGCTCAGATGGATGGCTTCATTCAGTTGTTCAAGAATTTGATTGTTGAGGGCGGAATTGATGAGCGGCGCGTCTTTGAAAAGAAAGCGCTCCAATTGCCGGGTTTTTTCAGGCCCACAAAAGAGTGGGATTTGCTGGTTGTCAAGAATGGCCGGCTGATCGTCGCGATTGAGGCAAAATCTCAAGTCGGCCCGTCATTCGGAAACAATTTCAACAACAGGACCGAAGAAGCGGTGGGGAGCGCCCTTGATTTATGGACCGCTTTTCGAGAGGGCGCCTTCAATGGAGGTCTTCAGCCATTTGTCGGTTATTTTTTTATGATTGAGGACTGTCAGGCGTCAAATCGACCGGTTAAAGTCAAGGAGCCGCATTTTAAAGTGTTTCCCGAATTCGTCGGCGCGTCCTATATGAAACGCTATGAGCTTTTTTGCCGAAAACTTATTCTGGAACGCCATTACACCTCATCATCCTTCATCGCGTCATCAAGCGATTCAGGCGTCCGGGGCGTTTACCATGAGCCTGCGAAAGACCTTTCTTTTAAAAGGTTTGCGAGCGCTCTTGTCTCTCATGCGGGGGCCTTTGTATGA